The following proteins are co-located in the Streptomyces bottropensis ATCC 25435 genome:
- a CDS encoding helix-turn-helix domain-containing protein, with translation MSIGNSPDGNFPEDERPFEDDSDERSAERPSIGRALQQARIAAGLTVDDVSNATRVRIAIVHAIEHDDFSPCGGDVYARGHIRNLARAVRIDPAPLMEQYDEAHGGRPAPTPAAPLFEAERIRPERRGPNWTAAMVAAIVAVIAFVGFTAFDGGDDDGSGTQVAEGSTPTTSKPAPSKPRTDKPDADPKPDPTDSAIAAAPRDKVTVRVSASDGRSWISAKDHNGRLLWDGLLKQGESKTFQDGSKIDLVLGDAGAVQLYVNGKKIEDDFQPGQVERLTYTKGDPEVG, from the coding sequence GTGTCCATCGGCAACTCCCCTGACGGCAACTTCCCCGAAGACGAGCGTCCGTTCGAAGACGACAGTGACGAACGCTCGGCGGAACGCCCCTCGATCGGTCGTGCCCTCCAGCAGGCACGCATCGCGGCCGGGCTGACCGTCGACGACGTCAGCAACGCCACCCGGGTCCGCATCGCCATCGTGCACGCGATCGAGCACGACGACTTCTCCCCCTGCGGTGGCGATGTCTACGCGCGCGGTCACATCCGCAACCTCGCGCGCGCGGTGCGCATCGACCCCGCCCCGCTGATGGAGCAGTACGACGAGGCCCACGGCGGGCGGCCCGCGCCGACGCCCGCGGCCCCGCTGTTCGAGGCGGAACGGATCCGGCCCGAGCGGCGCGGCCCCAACTGGACCGCCGCCATGGTCGCCGCGATCGTCGCGGTGATCGCCTTCGTCGGCTTCACCGCGTTCGACGGCGGGGACGACGACGGCTCCGGCACACAGGTCGCCGAGGGCTCCACGCCCACGACCAGCAAGCCCGCCCCGTCCAAGCCCAGGACCGACAAGCCCGACGCCGACCCCAAGCCCGACCCGACCGACAGCGCCATCGCGGCAGCGCCCCGCGACAAGGTGACCGTGCGGGTCAGTGCCTCCGACGGGCGCAGCTGGATCTCCGCCAAGGACCACAACGGCCGGCTCCTGTGGGACGGCCTTCTCAAGCAGGGCGAGTCCAAGACCTTCCAGGACGGCTCCAAGATCGACCTCGTCCTCGGTGACGCCGGGGCCGTCCAGCTCTACGTCAACGGCAAGAAGATCGAGGACGACTTCCAGCCGGGCCAGGTCGAACGGCTGACCTACACGAAGGGCGACCCCGAGGTCGGCTGA
- the rimO gene encoding 30S ribosomal protein S12 methylthiotransferase RimO, with the protein MPERRTVALVTLGCARNEVDSEELAGRLEADGWELVEDAEEADVAVVNTCGFVEAAKKDSVDALLEANDLKGHGRTQAVVAVGCMAERYGKELAEALPEADGVLGFDDYADISDRLQTILNGGIHASHTPRDRRKLLPISPAQRQDSAAGVALPGHAPADLPEGLAPASGPRSPLRRRLDGSPVASVKLASGCDRRCSFCAIPSFRGSFISRRPSDVLNETRWLAEQGVKEVMLVSENNTSYGKDLGDIRLLESLLPELAEVDGIERVRVSYLQPAEMRPGLIDVLTSTPKVVPYFDLSFQHSAPAVLRSMRRFGDTDRFLELLDTIRGKAPEAGVRSNFIVGFPGESEADLAELERFLNGARLDAIGVFGYSDEEGTEAATYDGKLAEDVVAERLAHISRLAEELVSQRAEERVGQTVRVLVESVDGDEGAYGRAAHQAPETDGQVLFTSGEELSVGLMVEAKVVGTEGVDLVAEALPGSHDSLACTEEAAR; encoded by the coding sequence ATGCCTGAACGCCGTACCGTCGCACTCGTCACTCTTGGCTGCGCCCGTAACGAGGTGGACTCGGAGGAGCTCGCAGGCCGCTTGGAGGCGGACGGCTGGGAGCTCGTCGAGGACGCCGAGGAAGCGGACGTCGCGGTCGTCAACACCTGTGGCTTCGTCGAGGCCGCCAAGAAGGACTCCGTCGACGCGCTCCTGGAGGCCAACGACCTCAAGGGACACGGCAGAACCCAGGCCGTCGTGGCCGTGGGCTGCATGGCCGAGCGGTACGGCAAGGAGCTGGCCGAAGCGCTGCCCGAGGCCGACGGCGTGCTCGGCTTCGACGACTACGCGGACATCTCCGACCGCCTCCAGACCATCCTGAACGGCGGCATCCACGCCTCGCACACCCCGCGCGACCGCCGCAAGCTGCTGCCGATCAGCCCGGCCCAGCGCCAGGATTCGGCCGCCGGCGTCGCGCTGCCGGGGCACGCCCCCGCCGATCTTCCGGAAGGCCTCGCTCCGGCTTCCGGGCCGCGTTCGCCGCTGCGTCGCCGCCTGGACGGCTCGCCCGTCGCCTCCGTGAAGCTCGCCTCCGGCTGCGACCGCCGCTGCTCCTTCTGCGCCATCCCCTCCTTCCGCGGCTCCTTCATCTCCCGCCGCCCCTCGGACGTGCTGAACGAGACCCGCTGGCTGGCCGAGCAGGGCGTCAAGGAGGTCATGCTCGTCTCCGAGAACAACACCTCCTACGGCAAGGACCTGGGCGACATCCGGCTGCTGGAGTCCCTGCTGCCCGAGCTGGCCGAGGTCGACGGCATCGAGCGGGTGCGGGTCAGCTACCTCCAGCCCGCCGAGATGCGGCCCGGCCTCATCGACGTGCTCACCTCCACGCCCAAGGTCGTGCCCTACTTCGACCTCTCCTTCCAGCACTCCGCCCCGGCCGTGCTGCGCTCCATGCGCCGCTTCGGCGACACCGACCGCTTCCTGGAACTGCTCGACACCATCCGCGGCAAGGCACCCGAAGCCGGCGTGCGCTCCAACTTCATCGTCGGCTTCCCCGGCGAGAGCGAGGCCGACCTCGCGGAGCTGGAGCGCTTCCTGAACGGCGCGAGACTGGATGCGATCGGCGTCTTCGGGTACTCCGACGAGGAGGGCACCGAGGCGGCGACGTACGACGGCAAGCTGGCCGAGGACGTGGTCGCCGAGCGGCTGGCGCACATCTCGCGGCTGGCCGAGGAGCTGGTCTCGCAGCGTGCCGAAGAGCGCGTCGGGCAGACCGTCCGCGTGCTGGTCGAGTCGGTCGACGGAGACGAGGGCGCCTACGGCCGGGCCGCCCACCAGGCACCCGAGACCGACGGCCAGGTGCTGTTCACGAGCGGCGAGGAGCTGAGCGTCGGCCTTATGGTCGAGGCGAAGGTGGTCGGCACGGAAGGCGTCGATTTGGTGGCCGAGGCGCTTCCGGGCTCGCACGACTCCCTCGCGTGTACTGAGGAGGCGGCCAGATGA